One genomic window of Devosia salina includes the following:
- a CDS encoding NUDIX hydrolase has protein sequence MRDFLKHWSPRVQTSGDLRQAGAMPYAVIDGRVAFLLITSRRSGKWIFPKGAIEPDTTPWDSAAMEALEEAGVSGEIAREAVGSYRASTGGDGATLVDVDLFPLKVTTQHENWREKDQRLRHWATLPEARRLLADPILGRLAASLHAQVTGSK, from the coding sequence ATGCGCGACTTCCTCAAGCACTGGAGCCCTCGGGTTCAAACCTCCGGCGACCTGCGCCAGGCGGGCGCGATGCCCTATGCCGTCATCGACGGACGCGTTGCGTTCCTCCTGATCACCTCACGGCGCAGCGGCAAGTGGATTTTTCCCAAGGGCGCCATCGAGCCCGATACGACCCCCTGGGACAGTGCCGCGATGGAGGCACTCGAAGAGGCTGGTGTCTCGGGGGAAATCGCGCGGGAAGCAGTCGGCAGCTATCGTGCCAGCACCGGTGGCGATGGCGCCACGCTGGTCGATGTCGACCTCTTCCCCCTCAAGGTCACGACACAGCACGAGAACTGGCGCGAAAAGGACCAGCGTTTGCGCCATTGGGCGACGCTGCCAGAGGCGCGGCGCCTGCTGGCCGATCCGATCCTGGGACGGCTGGCGGCAAGCCTGCATGCCCAGGTAACCGGCAGCAAGTAG
- a CDS encoding cold-shock protein codes for MAAITGTVKFFNTTKGYGFISPDNGEKDAFVHISAVQRSGLQGLYEGDKVSFELQTGRDGKVSATELTLLS; via the coding sequence ATGGCCGCAATCACCGGTACCGTGAAATTCTTCAACACCACCAAGGGCTATGGCTTCATCTCGCCCGACAATGGCGAAAAGGACGCATTCGTCCACATTTCCGCCGTGCAGCGTTCGGGCCTGCAGGGCCTGTATGAAGGCGACAAGGTCAGCTTCGAACTGCAGACCGGCCGCGACGGCAAGGTCTCGGCCACCGAGCTGACCCTGCTGAGCTAA
- a CDS encoding DUF423 domain-containing protein: MTLLSRMLLLLAGVLGAAGVAAAAAASHGESRNLSAIATIFLAHAPVLLVLALHGRSRLLGAAAVALAAGTLVFGSDLALRQWMGHALFPAAAPLGGVTMMLGWLLIVVAGVAAKGGAST; encoded by the coding sequence ATGACCCTGCTGTCGCGAATGCTGTTGCTCCTTGCGGGTGTGCTCGGCGCTGCCGGAGTTGCTGCCGCCGCTGCGGCCTCCCACGGCGAAAGCCGCAATCTCTCGGCGATCGCCACCATCTTCCTGGCGCACGCGCCCGTGCTGCTGGTGCTGGCCCTGCATGGCCGGAGCCGGCTGCTGGGTGCTGCGGCTGTCGCGCTGGCGGCGGGGACGCTGGTGTTCGGCAGCGATCTGGCCCTGAGGCAGTGGATGGGCCATGCCCTCTTTCCCGCCGCCGCGCCGCTGGGCGGGGTGACCATGATGCTTGGCTGGCTGCTGATCGTTGTTGCCGGCGTCGCGGCGAAGGGCGGCGCTTCGACTTAA
- a CDS encoding MATE family efflux transporter translates to MSDNVAPTVPAPPIPPSLRGWSGEFRATFALAWPLVIAQIAQNALQATDVIMMGWLGPEALAAGTLANSFLMPLFLFGVGVVGAVAPLTAQARGRRDIKAIRRVVRQGFWAAILLAVILAPIVLQIRTVYGWLGQDAALAARAEEYIQIAVLMLAPAMGVIVLRSLLSTFDASRVILVITVGGVIVNALGNYLLMFGNFGLPRLELRGAAIATTLTNLFMLGVMLTYVLRHRRFKRFNILIRFWKPDWPRFREIFRIGSPIGLTVLAEVGLFAAAAILMGRLGTDELAAHAVALQCASLAFMVPLGLGIAATVRVGIAYGRRDPEGIGKAGWTSFMLGTGFMAVSALSFILLGPAIVAIFLDPRLAENQNALVLAAAYLAIAGLFQLVDGAQVVAAHALRGLSDTKVPMFMAILGYWCVGLPVAWLMGFVLDLRGVGIWLGLAAGLAFVAVLLVGRFAMRERLGLLERIA, encoded by the coding sequence ATGAGCGACAACGTCGCGCCGACCGTTCCGGCGCCGCCGATCCCACCATCCCTGCGTGGCTGGAGCGGCGAATTCCGTGCCACCTTCGCCCTGGCCTGGCCTCTGGTGATCGCCCAGATCGCCCAGAACGCCTTGCAGGCGACCGACGTCATCATGATGGGCTGGCTCGGCCCCGAGGCGCTGGCCGCAGGCACGCTGGCCAACAGCTTCCTGATGCCCCTCTTCCTGTTCGGTGTCGGCGTCGTGGGCGCGGTCGCCCCGCTCACCGCGCAAGCGCGCGGCCGACGCGACATCAAGGCCATTCGTCGCGTGGTGCGCCAGGGCTTCTGGGCGGCGATCCTGCTGGCTGTCATTCTCGCCCCGATCGTTCTGCAAATCCGCACCGTCTATGGCTGGCTCGGCCAGGACGCCGCCCTGGCCGCTCGCGCCGAGGAATATATCCAGATCGCAGTACTCATGCTGGCCCCAGCCATGGGCGTCATCGTGCTGCGCTCACTGCTCTCGACCTTTGATGCCTCAAGGGTGATCCTCGTCATCACGGTGGGTGGCGTGATCGTCAATGCGCTGGGTAACTACCTGCTGATGTTCGGCAATTTCGGCCTGCCAAGGCTCGAACTGCGCGGCGCAGCGATTGCGACGACGCTCACCAATCTGTTCATGCTCGGGGTGATGTTGACCTATGTGCTGCGTCACCGCCGCTTCAAGCGCTTCAACATCCTCATTCGCTTCTGGAAGCCGGACTGGCCGCGCTTCCGCGAAATCTTCCGCATCGGCTCACCCATCGGCCTCACCGTGTTGGCCGAGGTCGGCCTGTTCGCCGCCGCCGCCATCCTCATGGGCCGGCTGGGCACCGACGAATTGGCCGCACACGCCGTTGCCCTGCAATGCGCATCACTGGCCTTTATGGTGCCCCTGGGCCTGGGCATTGCCGCGACCGTGCGTGTGGGCATCGCCTATGGACGCCGGGATCCGGAGGGAATCGGCAAGGCCGGCTGGACCAGTTTCATGCTAGGAACCGGCTTCATGGCGGTGTCGGCCCTCTCGTTCATTCTGCTGGGCCCGGCCATTGTCGCGATTTTCCTCGACCCCAGGCTTGCCGAGAACCAGAACGCGCTTGTCCTCGCGGCCGCCTATCTCGCCATAGCCGGTCTCTTCCAACTGGTGGATGGCGCCCAGGTGGTCGCGGCCCATGCCCTGCGCGGCCTGAGTGACACCAAGGTGCCCATGTTCATGGCCATCCTGGGTTACTGGTGCGTCGGCTTGCCGGTCGCCTGGCTGATGGGCTTCGTTCTCGATCTGCGCGGCGTCGGCATCTGGCTGGGCCTGGCGGCCGGCCTCGCCTTCGTGGCGGTCCTGCTGGTGGGGCGATTTGCGATGCGCGAAAGATTGGGACTGCTCGAGCGGATCGCCTAA
- the miaA gene encoding tRNA (adenosine(37)-N6)-dimethylallyltransferase MiaA, protein MVTGQRRAVLIAGPTASGKSALALERAQAFGGVIINADAMQVYDTLRVVTARPGPADEALAEHRLYGTVPASERFSTGQWVRAVQALLDTLDPARETIFVGGTGLYFDALTNGFADVPKISSALTLEVQQEIQALEEPERMALLQAEDPETARRLKVADPQRVTRALAVKRATGRALSSFQGDQQPGLLAGWHLERMVLSPDRDVLRDRIARRFAAMFESGAVEEVEALRALHLDPSLPAMKAIGVREISDWLDGLHGREEAIALATTATHQYAKRQRTWFRNRMGDWPRLGLAGEPL, encoded by the coding sequence ATGGTGACAGGCCAAAGGCGCGCTGTGCTGATAGCGGGTCCGACTGCCAGCGGCAAGTCGGCGCTGGCGCTGGAGCGCGCGCAGGCCTTTGGCGGGGTGATCATCAATGCCGACGCCATGCAGGTCTATGACACGCTGCGTGTGGTCACGGCCCGGCCCGGCCCCGCCGATGAGGCGCTGGCAGAGCATCGGCTCTATGGCACGGTGCCCGCTTCCGAACGCTTCTCCACCGGGCAGTGGGTGCGGGCGGTGCAAGCGCTCCTGGATACGCTCGATCCGGCGCGCGAGACGATTTTCGTCGGCGGTACGGGGCTTTACTTCGATGCCCTGACCAATGGCTTTGCCGATGTGCCAAAGATTTCATCGGCGCTGACGCTTGAAGTTCAACAAGAGATTCAGGCGCTTGAAGAGCCCGAGCGGATGGCCCTGCTACAGGCCGAGGACCCCGAAACGGCGCGGCGGCTCAAGGTTGCCGATCCGCAGCGCGTCACCCGTGCCCTCGCTGTCAAGCGGGCCACCGGACGTGCCCTGTCGAGCTTTCAGGGCGACCAGCAACCCGGACTTCTGGCAGGGTGGCACCTCGAACGCATGGTATTGTCGCCCGATCGCGACGTCTTGCGCGATCGGATCGCGCGGCGCTTTGCCGCCATGTTCGAGAGCGGCGCGGTCGAGGAGGTCGAGGCCCTGAGGGCGTTGCACCTCGACCCCAGCCTGCCGGCGATGAAGGCGATCGGGGTGCGGGAGATCTCCGACTGGCTCGACGGTCTCCATGGCCGTGAGGAGGCCATCGCGCTGGCGACCACGGCGACCCACCAATATGCCAAGCGGCAGCGGACCTGGTTCCGCAACCGCATGGGCGACTGGCCGCGCCTGGGGCTGGCGGGTGAACCGCTTTAG
- the serB gene encoding phosphoserine phosphatase SerB, with translation MPVLSLIANPADPELDAALAQAVVAQTGGELNWLNHSIACDIHEPTAPDALELARDIIGSRAVDANVVPAEGRRKQLLVADMDSTMIEQECIDELAAALDLKPQVAEITDKAMRGELDFAQALDTRVALLKGLERKVIEEVRREAITLAPGGRALVQTMKAYGAYTSLVSGGFTFFADYFAKRIGFDEAIANVLEFDGERLTGTVTKPIVDKDTKKKRLLDLVNERNLNASQTLAVGDGANDLDMLGVAGFGVALHAKPAVAAAAGIRIDHGDLTALLYLQGYAEDDFVR, from the coding sequence ATGCCGGTTCTATCCCTCATCGCCAATCCCGCCGATCCCGAGCTGGATGCGGCCCTGGCCCAGGCTGTGGTGGCCCAAACCGGCGGAGAACTCAACTGGCTAAACCACTCTATTGCCTGCGATATTCATGAGCCGACCGCGCCCGACGCGCTGGAGCTGGCCCGCGACATCATCGGCAGCCGGGCCGTGGACGCCAATGTGGTCCCTGCCGAGGGCCGCCGCAAGCAATTGCTGGTGGCCGACATGGACTCCACCATGATCGAGCAGGAATGCATCGACGAACTCGCCGCTGCACTCGATCTCAAGCCGCAAGTGGCTGAAATCACTGACAAAGCCATGCGCGGGGAGCTGGATTTCGCGCAGGCGCTCGACACCCGCGTGGCCCTGCTCAAAGGGCTAGAGCGCAAGGTGATTGAAGAAGTGCGCCGCGAGGCGATCACCCTGGCGCCGGGCGGGCGGGCGCTGGTGCAAACCATGAAGGCCTATGGCGCCTATACCTCCTTAGTGTCTGGCGGATTTACATTTTTTGCCGATTACTTCGCCAAGCGGATCGGCTTTGACGAGGCGATTGCCAATGTCCTGGAATTCGATGGCGAGCGGCTGACAGGGACCGTCACCAAGCCCATTGTCGACAAGGACACCAAGAAAAAGCGGCTCCTGGACCTCGTTAATGAACGAAACCTGAATGCCAGCCAGACCCTGGCGGTGGGCGATGGCGCCAACGACCTCGACATGCTCGGGGTGGCCGGCTTCGGGGTGGCCCTTCACGCCAAGCCGGCAGTCGCCGCGGCGGCCGGCATCCGCATCGACCATGGCGACCTGACCGCCCTGCTCTACCTGCAGGGCTATGCCGAGGACGACTTCGTGCGCTGA